The sequence GCCATGGTAATTAGCATTCTCCTATCGATCTGCTGCGTCTCtgttttcttcccttttatttcctTTTCTGTGAGAAAAAACATCCTTTTTCCTTCAGATATTTAACTCTTATTTGTCTCCTCAGTCCCCTCTTTTGTTTGGATTCAATTAACTCCACTCGAATGGCATCTCCTTGCTTTTCTGACACCAgcatcttttgtttcttagattaGGTTAACAAAAGAACCACTCATTTTTATTTGGCAGTATGCATTTGCTTTAGAAAATCCTCCGAATTGAGTTTCAATGCCACATCCCCCAACAAAATCCATTGGTGCAGCTTTCCAAAGGTGTCATTTTTGTGTTGGAGCAACTTGGAAGTTTGAGAAGAAATTATGTTCCACAGATGAGGTTTAGTTGTCTTAGTCTAGGTGCTGGTCTACACTACCACATTGTGCTTGCCAGTTGCTCCCATGAGCACCAATAGTCCTCCTGGTCTTTAACAGCAATCATCTGTGTAGTTGGAAGCAAGGATGGAACTTGTCTGTCACATTTTTGCTACTTGCAAATCCACCAATGAGAAATAGACTTGTCAGCAGAACTGAACAGTTGACTAGTGGAGATCTTTAGGTAATGCATTCCTGACCATATATCCTGCATGCCAATAATTCAATGTCAAGAATGTTTCTGTGCAAATGGTTTAGCTTGTTCTTTTCACATGACACGATGCAGGGAACAACAAGATCATCATATGATCTATCTTTGAGATTCTTTAGATCTGTACTTATCTCTAACTGGGATCAGGTGGTCCAGCAACCCCAATATCTTGCAAGTTGGCATCATCATTGTGGTTTTGTTGGGTTGGAGAAAACTGGCTTGCTTTCTGGAACCCTATTCCGTGCCCACTGGAATCACAGCCTTTCGGTGTCAAAGACAACAGATAAATAGTCAAGTTTGCTCAAGTTCAAGTGTCTGGAAATTGACAATCCATTCTGAACTCAAAAGAGTATTGGGTGCAGATAAAGCATACTAGATTGCAGAACCTCGAAATCCCGGGTCAGGTCCTTCTTCATTTCTTGCCCATGACCAGCACACCTGCACATGAAGGCTTCAGCTACAGGAGTTTTGATTGGGACAAGATTCAGGAGAGCTAAAATCTGAAAGCAATGCTTCCTATCTGTTCTCCAGTCACTTGCTGACAACCAACTCCTACCATATTCTCCCATATATAACAAGGACCACACCAAATACTTGGAGGAACTGAAACCAAACAGAATAAGTATTGATCTTCATCTGAAAGATAGCAGGCATCTCCTTACCATAAACCTTTTTTCCCTGTAGCTTGCTGATGGCATAAACCACCATGGCACCAAAACTTTCTAATGGAGGTGGCCACATCTTCCTCTTTCGACATCCATTAAGAAGTTAGAACTCAAAAGGATCAGCTTTTAGAACCACTTTGCCTCTTTAGCCCGAAACCACATGTTATGTTGTAATGTGGTCCCATTGTAACAGAGATTTAGGTCAGATCACTGTAGTAAATCTCACTTTGTCAGCAAAGGAACATTTCAGTATATGGACTTCCAAACTAAGAAAGGGAGAGAGATCTGCATAATTATAGAGGTCAGAAGACATCATAAGCATTCATCTGTGCATCAAAGGAATATTTTTAATGAACGACAATTTATGAATTATTAGCAGGTAAAAGAAAACCATAGAGTATCAGGTACTATAGCAAATGAGAAATTTGAGGTCTATACTATCAACTGATGTAATTAGTCCAACGACACAGGGATAATGAGAGGCCAATAAATCCTATGCTTATACACCATAAAGAAAGCCTGTAGCCTGAGTTGACTTCTTAACATGATTTGTACATTATATCACCTGGTGGGACACCAAGAAGACTCCTGAATGAATATGATCGAGTGTGTCTCAGACAAGATCCTAAACTggccacattcatatctcctgcaTGCATGAGTTGAAATCAATTGTGGAAGAGAAGCCCTGTCTGTTATCTATAGATCAGACTGTCTGACTCATACATCCAATAGCACAACTTTACCACAAGGAAATATCAGTCAGCATAAAGGCTTGCATCACTATATAGTAGAAAGCAACAGGGAAATGCTTGATCTTTCACAGGAACTAAatttcccattgtcctctaaatagTGATATTCCACCGAAACAACAATCTACTTGCAAAGTACAAGTGGTTCTGAAAGCACTTCTCCTTGAACATCCTCCACTACAAAAAGGGCCGGCAAGTTACGTTGGAACTCCTCCAGCCAAATATTCCACTAAGAAAGCACAACAGTAAATCAAGATTAATGCAGCACCCATCTCTCACCAAGCTTTGTAGTCATTATTGGAACTTCCGTGGGGACATTAAGATGTAAAATAAACAACGACAGAAGTGTAATGGCATCTCCACTCAGCTCAATGCTTTCACGAAAGCCTGTCATGTAGTCATAGCATGAAATAAACTTTTCTGTAGGCACACATCCAAGTGCAAACTATAAAATAATAAGTGTTTCAAGCTTGAGGGTAACATTAACATAAGAACTTTTATCTCGATTacaaataagtatgtttgtatcaCTATAAGCCCATTACCATCTCTCAGAGCAATCACTGAAAATGACATTCTGAGTTTTGCATCATCTTAATGATAAAAAATTACACACCATGAAGATCGATACTTTGACAAAAGAAAGTAATCTTTAATTTCCTTCCACCGACTGACGGGAACATCATTTTAATGTTAAACACGCCATACAACTTGTCATGAAGAAATTAAGTACCAATCTACTTGAGAACTTTTTCAGCATAGAACAAGGAAACAAGTTAAGAAATGTGTTCATTTAAGGAGTTGGTACATTGTCAACATTGTATTATTCAGAGAAGAGAACCACGTAAGTGGATATCAACTGATAAAGAAAAGATGTAGGGAATCTGAAATTTTGACCTTGGCAACAGTATTAACATAAACCAAGCATTGCTGCTTTAACAAACACCAAAATGTGGGTCACTAGTAGGAAAGAAAGATATATACAGCTAAAATATCCATTGCCACTTCTGTTCCTACTGATAAGAATCCCCCCTTACAGTTGTTCCCACTTCTTTCCTTGTTCTGCTTCTTTTTAAGGGAAACCAACACAAATCCATCAAGGCTGTGCAACTTCCCATCCCTTCCTTTTGAAACCTCTCATAATTTTTTCCTCTTCAACAGCTACTGGATTTGTTTGCTTCCGGATGGAAAAGGGCGAaatcagagaagaagaagaagacaccgatCAGAAGCCGGGACGACAAACAATTGATTCTGATGGCAGGGAGATTTTTCATGAAGATCATCAAGCATGGCTGAAGCTGACACTTGGTGGGAGAACCTCATCAGCCGATGGAAGCTCTACTAGTTCGCAATCCAAACCTCCAAGTCGAAAGATGTTCTCATGCAACTTCTGCATGAGAAAATTTTTCAGCTCACAGGCTTTGGGGGGTCACCAGAATgcgcacaagagagagagaggtgcatcGAGGAGGCCTCACCAGTCACAGAAAATGATGATGGGATTTTCCCTCTATGCATCTTCTCTCCAGTCTTTGACAGTTCATTCTCATTCACTTGTTCCCAAGCAACATCCAGAGAAAGGCATGTCTATTGTGCCAAGATGTTACCAAATCAATTCTGACATCCAAGTGACGAGGACGCCGTTTGCACTTGATGAAGCTAGAGGTTCAAAGTGGCCTGGAAGCTTTCAAAAGGTTTTTCAACCTACAGATCAACCATCAGAACAACAAAACCTTGACTTGAGTCTCAGGCTGTAGTTAATTCATCCATTACATGCCATTTCCATAACTGCCATTTGCTTGAAGTTTGTTCAGCTCATACTTCTTCATGAATCAGTTATGAAAAATTAACCTATCTGGGTACATTCTGCCATTATACTCAATTTCCAAGTTGAAGAAAAATAAATCTATTGCAATAAAGAAGAGTTAGCAGTCATCAATTTCTGTAAGTAATTCTTACTGCAATTGAGCCACCGATGGCTTCAGAGGATGTTGCCTTTATTATCAAGCTCATTTTTCGACCAGATTCTcttgagtttgttatcaaactcaGTTTCTTCAGTTTCTCTTGAAGTCATCTTGAAGTAAAAACAATGACAGATAATAGGAACTGAGTCAAGCGATACTGGTCGGAATCATGGTTAAAGCACCAATTACTTCTTTTAATTACTTGTGCAAGACTCACACAAGAAGACTCCAAAACCAGCAGCCCAAAGAAAAAGCAATGTATTATATCATTATATGCATAAAAGTCCTACATTTATTGGGATTAAGGAAGAGGTTGCAGTTCCATGACTAGATCTTTAGCTAGCCATTCAAAAATCAAGACTACAGGTTACCATTTTAGGCAAATTTATTGTGTTTCTGGTTTTAACCCTAAAGATCACATACTTAACAAACCGAGGTTGTAATATGTTTCTTCACCGTCGAGAAACAAATGAAGATTTCCATATCCAAGCTTAGCTCAGATGCAGATAGCTTCTATTTGGATGTGCAGCAATGTGAAACCAAAGTAGGAAACAAAGATGTGATCCAGCCACACCTTCCAGAATGGCTACCTTGTTACGACTCCAATCACTGTCCCCGCCTTCAACATCCCTCTCTGATTCTGTCTTATTGGTGACATTGTTAGATATAATTCTGTTCATTCAGATTATCCAACCACAAGTGATTCTATGGATTACTAGGTAGCCACATgtacaaaattatattttatactcTCGTTGTTAAAAAAACCAAGTTAGCGATGATGTGGACTAGAGAATGATAGGTCATCTGATTCCAAATGTCACTTGGCAAAGCTCTTAAAAACGTGAAAGAGTTCTCTAACATTCAGATTCTGGAAATCCATCTACACTAAAGATTGTGATCCTCCCAAATCAGCAACAAAGAATTCTTACGGTGACAGAACCTACGCATGGATAGCTGGTAAACAAGACTCCTGGTTCCTGCCACTGCAAGGTCAGGGGAGGGCCAAACATATGCAGTTTCACCACAGCAAATAGATAGATTGTTTTGGCCACGACAGCCAGAAAGTTTCATGCGACAAACTTAGTTTTGCACCAATACCCACAATCGACACTTAGATTATAgcactaaataacaaaaagattttttttgtcaAAGGGTAAGTGACGTAGGTGGAATTCGAGTCCAGGACTTGGAAATAAACTGTCATAAGTCCTTACCAACTAAGCTACCAGGCAACTTACACAAAGATAATTCTTTTGCCAAGAACTCCAATTCAAGATTTAAATGCTGCTTTGCTAGCAACAACAATACATTCTGTTAACAAGACATGATACGACGTAGTGCCAGCACGGTTGTAGCAGAGAGAAGGGGATGGATAAAGGAAGAAGTGAAAGAGGTTTACCTCACTTCTACCTGTGTTCCAATGAAGTCGCCATCTCCAGTGTCTccgttagtgttaaagggcaggcAGCTCAATGACATCTTTTATATCGGTGCAGCTAATCTCTTCATAGTTATGGGCCCATAATCCAAACATGGCCAACAAGAACTTCGAAGCTGAAGCTTCTTCTGCTTCGAAGCCTGTACTCTTCGCCGTCATGAGCAAGCAATCAGTGGCCTCCTCCTTTCTCCAACTCCACCAAAAGAAACTTAACAAAGTAGAGGAAAAGACCACGATTCTTGATTGAACAAAAACAAAGATTGAACTTTTATCACAAGAAACTCAGTCCCCAAGGCTCGAAACCTCGTACCTTGGGATTAGGTCTTCTCCTTGAAGCTGAGATTGAAGTTGGAAAGGAAGTCCAGAGAAGGCGCCATTCGCATACGGTGCTCGCTTCCCCCGCTGTTCTCTTATCGCATTAGGGTTCAAACGCGGATCCCGGTCCGGGTCGAGCTTGGGCTTACAAGTGACCCGATCTAAACCAGGGTGTCGACCCAGTCCAACCGACCCGAGtcggatgatatatatatatatatatatatatatatatatatatatatatatatatatatatatatatatatatactcattaaATGTATAAATGCAGTAATCAACcaccaaataaaatattttggttAATCTTTCATCTAATACTTTATTTGTAGCATTTGCTTGTATCTCATTAGATTTCCCTATCATTCACCTTGAATAGCAACACAATTTGGTCATATGCgaaatatataaaatgtaatttGTATTAGGAAAAGTCAGATAACAATACTTAGGGGCTCTTTAATAGTATGTTAAGTGATCATTGGATTTAAGATTATAATTAATGTTCAAAATAATTAAGTACATCATCATATATACGTATCAGCGAGATGAGGACAAACGAACAAGAGAAGGTGGCAAACGTAAGTTATCCACCGTACCAATTCGACACGCCTTCACTTCGTCATGTTGATGTTATCATCCATCCCGATGTAGATATAACAACTCATGTATTCATTCTTGCATGATGGTATGGGCCACATGTATAAAGGTGATCATTTTTGTATTTATCCCATCGACTTTATAGCTATGAATTGTAGTTCGAGGTATTATTCTATGGAAAGTCTTAACACAGAGCTAAATATTCTGGTAACATATATAGTAAGTatttctgatatatatatatatatatatatatatatatatatatatatatatcttaaattgatattatttatatatattcttaatttaaattaGTTACTAATTACTAGTTATTCACATTTGAAAGGTATTACGAGGTTGTACTGATGAAATGTTTTTTTGTGTGTTGAatgtaatttattttttgtgaGGGAAAAAAATTGAGGAATGCATATACTAATAAATAaacaatttatttttaaaatacgaGAAAACCCTATTTCCTAATTTACTATtttctatattttattttgttaCGAATTGCGCACGTGGACACGAGGAAGGAGGCCGAACTGTGGGAGCCACGAGGATAGCGCGATGTCGACGGGCGTAGTCCACCCGCCTGGTCGCCGCCTCCGAGTCACGTCATACGCACTCCGCACTGGGCGGGTGGGGCCGCCTCTCAGGAGCCCGTCGAGGTAAGTTTCCAACTCGTATTTTACTCGTCTCCCTGGATCATGTGCTTCGTCTCGAATACAGGATATCTGTTGGACCTGTAACACGTCATCCTTTTGAGGGTGTCGTCCGCCGGTTTTATGGTAGGGAAAAGTGATCCCTGTCGGGAACTTGTCAGGGAACTTCACCAGGTCAGCTCCACTCCACCACTCGTCCACGTCCTCCACGCCAACTCATCATCACATGCCACGTTGGTTAGTTCCCAACGGCGGGGGACGCCGTCTTCGCTGGCGGATCTCGTTTCCCCCGCACCCGCGAAGATAGGCGTTGGTGATCCACAGATCGCGTAGGTTATCCACAGGGGGGGCGGGCAGCAGAACTGAGGAGGGGCTCCATTTCCTTTACTCGACTTCTTCGTTGTCTCAGAGCTCGGCCATGGACTCTCCACTGAGACCCGAGGCGGCTCCCCTCCTCCAGACCCGGCCGGGCTCCAATGACGAGGCGGAGAGGGCCTACGACGCCGACGAGAAGGTGGTGATCTCCGTCTCTGAAGACGGCCGTTCGATGGAGGATGACGGCTCCCTCCCGCCCTTCTCGTGGCGGAAGCTGTGGCGATTCACTGGCCCGGGGTTCCTGATGTCGATCGCGTTCCTGGACCCCGGAAACCTCGAGGGCGACCTTCAGGCCGGCGCCTGCGCCGGATACTCGCTCCTATGGTTGCTGTTTTGGTCGACCGCCATGGGGCTCCTCATCCAGCTATTGTCCGCGAGGCTCGGGGTGGCCACGGGGCGCCACCTGGCGGAGCTCTGCCGCGAGGAGTACCCACGGTGGGCCACGATCGCGCTCTGGATCATGGCCGAGCTCGCTCTCATCGGGGCCGACATCCAGGAGGTGATTGGCAGCGCGATCGCGATCAAGATACTCAGCGGCGGAGTGATCCCTCTTTGGGCTGGGGTGGTCATCACGGCTTCGGATTGGTTAAGATCTGTCTTTTGGGATTCTCAATCGTCGAGTCTTTCTTTCTTCCATGTTTGATCTttatctttctctctttctttttctgaaGAGTAGGGAGCTCAATTCTGTTCCTATAACTTGGGATTGTTTAATCATAGGAAGGCACGTTTCTGTTTGATGGATTGTCTTACCTGGAAGTATTAGTTTAAGTTTCCAGGGCAAGGAAGCAGAGTTTGCCGATTCTAGTTCTTAACTTGGCTCAATTGAGCAAAACACCATATTCTTTATGGTTTTTCTTTAATATATGATCAGAATTAGGACAACTAGTTGAATTTTTTAACATAAGTTCTTTGACTGATTTCAGATCCTGGATGCCAACTCTTTTTGCAACttataaagaaaacaaaaataggGACTGTCCATGTTTGAAGTGATATCCTTTCTCTTATTCTTGTTCTTTCCAGGTCAATGAAATTATTTACTTTGACCCGAAACAaagtttattttgtttttttggttGGAATTTGTTGCTTACTTGTTATTTCTGAATTTGTTGACTGGTTTTACTTCCCACTAAATCTGGATATTGCTAATATATCTTTGGAGTTAGAAACTTTTTTTTGGAGGATGATGTCGGGTTTTGAAGAGTCAAGACTTCTGCTGATGGCAGTCCAGATCTTAATTTAAATAGTCAATGAGTTAATTGGGCTAGATTTGTACTCCTATAGCAAATGACTGGAGTATGGTAATTGATTTTATTCCGTTTTAAGCTTCAGAATCTCCATCAGAAGAGGTCtgcttttattttatgagcttctTATATCATACGAGAACAAATTTGGTCACTATTTGATGATTGCAAGTTCCGCCCATAATTGATCGGTTTTCCCTTCTGATTTCTGTTATGATTTCAGAAACTTTGGTTTAATGAACCTGTTGTGTTCAATCTCCTTGGCAGCTTCATCTTCCTGTTCCTGGAGAACTATGGTGTGAGGAAATTAGAAGCATTCTTTGGGGTTCTCATTGCAACGATGGCTGTCTCATTTGCCATAATGTTCGGTGAAGCCAAGCCCAGTGGCAAGGAATTTCTAATTGGTAAttaatttctaaggctttttcatAAAATGTTTTTGCTCAATGGTATTATTTTTTCTGGATTCTTATACAAATAGGACTAATTTACTGTGCCCCTCACAGGTGTTTTAGTTCCAAAACTGAGTTCAAGTACAATAAGGCAGGCAGTGGGGGTGGTCGGCTGCATCATTATGCCCCACAATGTATTCTTGCATTCTGCTCTTGTACAGTCAAGAAAGATCGACAATAGCAAAACTAGTCATGTTAGAGAAGCAATGAGTTACTATTCCATAGAATCCACTGTTGCTCTTCTTATTTCCTTCTTTATCAATGTGTGTGTTACTACAGTTTTTGCAAAGGGATTCTATGGCACAGAAGTAGCCAGTTCTATAGGACTTGAGAATGCTGGGCAGTTCTTACAAGAAAAATATGGAGGTAAACTATTTCCTATTCTCTATATATGGGGTATTGGATTATTAGCCTCCGGACAGAGTAGTACCATCACTGGCACTTATGCTGGACAATTTATCATGGGAGGCTTTTTGAATCTTCGTTTGAAGAAATGGGCtcgttcactgatcacaagaagcTTTGCAATGTTGCCAACTATAATAGTTGCTCTTTTGTTTGACACTGATGACTCGGCCATGGATATATTGAATGAGTCACTTAATGTACTTCAGTCTATTCAGATACCATTTGCTCTAATTCCACTTCTTGCTTTGGTATCAAAAGAACAGCTTATGGGGGCTTTCAGGATCGGCCCCATTATGAAAGTAAGTTTTAGACTGTCTAAAGTTGGATTCATTTTGTGACTTCAGTGTATATCATTCGATTCTTGCATTGGCATTTTAGTTTATCTGAACTTTCTAGTATATCTAGAAGATGGTTTTCAACTGTATATTTCCTCTTATCATAATACTCTACTTCTGAAAGGAAAGTTTGTTGATAGAGATATGGATAGAACATAAATAGGTAAGTTACGGTTCTTACTTACCTATTCTTCTAATTATTCTATATGTATTGACTAAGTTTAGGTTTTTGTTTTTTAAGAGGGTTGCTTCCCAGATAATGAATTGAAATTGCAATTAGTAAGAAAGATCTTTCTCGTATCAACTGACCTTTAAGGTTGTGAATCGAGTTCTTCTCATGCTTGAAGATATCTTTGTCAGGAATCTAGGACCAATTATAGAGGTCGGATGCAAACTTGACAGTCTGCATAAATTTTTGTGAAATCATTAATGGAGTCACGGCAATTTTGACTGACCTTCTATTACGAGTCAAACACTGATGGGAAAAATTGAGGATAatgtgacgatgatgatgatatattgcATGTTGTCACCATTGTTTAGCATTCTTATTTACtaacaaatataaaataaatatctttttaaGAAAACAAATGATGGATATTAAATAAGGTGGCAGTAGTATTCTAATTCTGCATTTTAGTTTAAACTGGGAACAAAGTCTTAGGCTGCTGAAAGTGTTATGATATATGAGAAGGCTTTGGTAATTAGGGAACTCAAAAGGCCATAGAAGGTTAGGCCTCCATAGGTAGGAATGGCTCATAATTCTCGATAAGGCTATTTCAAGATGTTCTATCAGAAGTTAATGCTAATTTTTTGGTTCAAAGTGGTCatcttctttatttttctctTGTTGTGGATATCTAAATTGTAAATGCTAGCAGTGTGCATGTCTCTTAAATCTGGTTATTGGTAGATTAACTTGTCTAAAACATGTCCTGCATGCTTACTTACACTGCTTGGTTTTCTGATTCAGGTCGTGACTTGGATTATGGTGGGTTTTCTGATAATCATCAATGGCTACCTTTTGCTCGATTTCTTCACTGCTGAAGTTCATGGCCTACTCATCAGCTGTCTTCTCTCTTCTGCCTTAGCAATATATGTCATATTCATCGCTTATCTTGTATTACGGCATAGCGCCTTCTGCACTTCGGGTACCTTAGCAATCAATAAGGGTTTCTGCAATAGAAACTGAACGGCATACCTTTGTTCATTTACATTCTGCAAGAAAGTCTCTCAGGAGAACTGAAACATAGTTAGGAGGCTGATATCAAGTTGGTGTCATCTTGTAATGCAAATTGTATCTAGATCATACAATCCACAACGTTATCCATGTTGCTTTCAATAACTCGGCGTCGCCACGAAGACGGTGTGCATTGCTAGTCCCCTTCCAGCAGTTGCCTTTAATTTCTACTGTTAGATGGACTTTGTTAGTTCAAAAGTAAATAATCTGATGTACATGAACAGTTAAAGTAAATGTAGTCTGTAACTCTTCATGGTGATATGTAATGTGACAAAATACGTCCAATTTCACTTCAGTTTGCCGTATGGTGCAGATTATGTAATCTGGATATAGAGAGTGATTGATTCCACTTTAACTTGCCAACTATATTGTATTCCAGTTTGGCTAATTTGATGTCTATGTTGAAAGGTAGTTGCTTGAGATTGGTTGTGGATGAACATGCTTCCATTTTAGGTCCCTTTTTATAAGCATCCAAGCATGTGCATTTTGGTGGGTACATTATAATTGAGCATGCGGTCCCAATCAAATATGTTCTTACTTATCCTATATGGTTTTGGATAGAAAGAACTGCAAAGAATCAGTGAGTGTTTTTTtcggtatatatacatacatacatacatatatatatgtatatatatgtatatatatgtatatatactctTTGGATTCCACTTAATCTGGTCTTGATATGGTTTGAATTGATGACCCGTCTGCAAATAAACAAAGTTAGGTTGAATCGGACAACCCAATTGTCTATTTAGGATTGGGGATCTTGTCCAAGTATCTATGCATGATTGCCATGCCAATTCCCAGACGACAAATTTGGTTAATCGAATCTCTTACATCACATCCGTTGGTGAGCCCTAATCGCGACGAGATGCGTGCAGTATCAAAAAGAGAAGTGGTGGGGATCCCGTACAACAAGCGGAGGGGAAGTCTAGTGGTTTATGCTCACACGGAATCCAGTCCCTGAAGGAGCCCCAGCGTCCATCGAGTGCAATGGTCACTGCAAGTGACGATCGTACAATTCGGATCGACGTCCCTTGATTCCGGGCCGCTACCCATTTAACCCCGTAGCTCGTCTCCGCGATTCGCCTCTTCCCCTTCGACGGACCTGACCCGAGCCGACAGGACGCTTCCCCCCCTCTCCTCTCCAGTCGCCGATCCCATCCTTTCGCCGGCGCCCGACGCCCCATGGCGCGCGCGAGGGATCGGGTCGCGCCCCTCTCCTTCCTCCCCGGCCTCCTCTTCCTCGCGTCCCTCGCTGCGGGCGATGGATCACCGGAGCCCTTCCTCCAGACCCTCACCGGAGGTGGCGTGCCCTCggcgatggtgctgcctctcgtccTCTCTTACGCTAATTCCAGTCGCAGGTCCAACGTGGGCAGGCGTTTCGGCCGCCGGCAGCTCCAGAGGGAGGACCCCTCCACCGCCACCGCTCGCATGCGGCTCTACGATGATCTCCTCACCAACGGGTGAGGATTCCTCGATTCCTTGGAAAAGATATCGCAAATTTTGCTTTTATGGTCTCTCAAtcgtttctttgctttttttcTTTCTCGTTCAGATATTACACGACGCGCCTCTATATCGGAACGCCACCTCAAAAATTCGCACTGATCGTTGATTCGGGGAGCACGGTCACGTACGTTCCTTGCTCCTCTTGTGAGCAATGTGGCAATCATCAGGTAAGCAACTTCTACAGTCCCTTTGATTGGAAATAAACGGatattccctcttcttcttttttgtttgatCGGTTATGAGGGTTTCCTTCTTATGCGAGTTATGCATATCAACCAAACATCTTTTTCCCCCTCCTTTTTCTGGTTGATTTAAGTTTTACAACTTGCAATTTATTGGATGGTTTGATCACTTTTGAAAATATTGAATTCTACATTTACTGGATTTCATCCCAAGGGTTTATTGTAGATGTCAGTTTGCCAAAAGTCAG comes from Musa acuminata AAA Group cultivar baxijiao chromosome BXJ3-3, Cavendish_Baxijiao_AAA, whole genome shotgun sequence and encodes:
- the LOC135632893 gene encoding zinc finger protein 2-like → MEKGEIREEEEDTDQKPGRQTIDSDGREIFHEDHQAWLKLTLGGRTSSADGSSTSSQSKPPSRKMFSCNFCMRKFFSSQALGGHQNAHKRERGASRRPHQSQKMMMGFSLYASSLQSLTVHSHSLVPKQHPEKGMSIVPRCYQINSDIQVTRTPFALDEARGSKWPGSFQKVFQPTDQPSEQQNLDLSLRL
- the LOC135634025 gene encoding metal transporter Nramp2-like, with the translated sequence MDSPLRPEAAPLLQTRPGSNDEAERAYDADEKVVISVSEDGRSMEDDGSLPPFSWRKLWRFTGPGFLMSIAFLDPGNLEGDLQAGACAGYSLLWLLFWSTAMGLLIQLLSARLGVATGRHLAELCREEYPRWATIALWIMAELALIGADIQEVIGSAIAIKILSGGVIPLWAGVVITASDCFIFLFLENYGVRKLEAFFGVLIATMAVSFAIMFGEAKPSGKEFLIGVLVPKLSSSTIRQAVGVVGCIIMPHNVFLHSALVQSRKIDNSKTSHVREAMSYYSIESTVALLISFFINVCVTTVFAKGFYGTEVASSIGLENAGQFLQEKYGGKLFPILYIWGIGLLASGQSSTITGTYAGQFIMGGFLNLRLKKWARSLITRSFAMLPTIIVALLFDTDDSAMDILNESLNVLQSIQIPFALIPLLALVSKEQLMGAFRIGPIMKVVTWIMVGFLIIINGYLLLDFFTAEVHGLLISCLLSSALAIYVIFIAYLVLRHSAFCTSGTLAINKGFCNRN